Proteins co-encoded in one Cellulosilyticum sp. I15G10I2 genomic window:
- the cobU gene encoding bifunctional adenosylcobinamide kinase/adenosylcobinamide-phosphate guanylyltransferase, producing the protein MSKIVFVTGGARSGKSRFAEELCRIQNNSTAYIATSIPFDEDMKDRVKKHRANRPSHWTTYEVYEDIYKKIPEIAQTNSTVILDCVTLLVNNIMFKEDLDFETCDYAAIDGVEAHIKEQVSLLIKAIKKTDLYFVIVTNEIGMSVIGATRLTRVYTDIIGRVNQQIAADSDEVYLVVCGIPVKIRG; encoded by the coding sequence ATGAGTAAGATTGTATTTGTTACAGGAGGCGCAAGATCAGGTAAAAGCAGATTTGCTGAAGAATTATGCAGAATTCAAAATAATAGCACAGCGTATATTGCAACAAGTATTCCTTTTGATGAGGACATGAAAGATCGCGTTAAAAAGCATAGGGCAAATAGACCGAGCCATTGGACAACCTATGAAGTATATGAGGATATTTACAAGAAGATTCCGGAGATTGCACAGACAAATAGCACGGTTATTCTAGACTGTGTAACACTTTTGGTAAATAACATTATGTTTAAAGAAGACCTTGATTTTGAGACTTGTGATTATGCTGCAATTGATGGTGTTGAAGCTCATATTAAGGAACAAGTAAGTCTTTTGATTAAAGCTATTAAAAAAACAGATCTCTATTTTGTGATTGTAACTAATGAGATTGGTATGAGTGTAATAGGGGCAACTAGGTTGACAAGAGTTTATACTGATATTATAGGCAGAGTTAATCAGCAGATTGCAGCAGATAGTGATGAAGTATATCTGGTAGTGTGTGGTATACCAGTTAAGATAAGAGGTTAG
- a CDS encoding cysteine-rich small domain-containing protein has translation MEHYKFFQNRACEYFPCHKVEDDKVFNCLFCYCPLYALKDKCGGDFSYTKKGIKNCMACIKPHTLQGYEHVQAHIQKVIEIGKKG, from the coding sequence ATGGAACATTACAAGTTTTTTCAAAACAGAGCGTGTGAGTATTTTCCTTGCCATAAGGTAGAGGATGATAAAGTATTTAACTGTCTATTTTGCTATTGTCCCTTGTATGCTTTAAAGGATAAGTGTGGAGGAGATTTTTCTTATACAAAAAAGGGGATTAAGAATTGTATGGCATGTATTAAGCCACATACCTTACAAGGTTATGAGCATGTACAGGCGCATATACAAAAGGTTATTGAAATAGGGAAGAAAGGCTAA
- a CDS encoding energy-coupling factor ABC transporter ATP-binding protein: protein MITTRELTFKYDEGNVALKNIHIDLNKGSIIGIIGVNGSGKSTLFMNMVGVLKPTSGTVLYNNQTIKYDKKSLRELRKKVGIVFQDPDKQIFYSKVYEDVAFALRNLGLDEAEVKRRVDGSLESVGAMAFKEQPIHFLSHGQKKRVAIASVIAMQNEVMLFDEPTAGLDPKSVTAIEDIIKDVSKRNTKVVISSHDMDLIYHLCDYIYVLDQGCVMREGQTEAVFTNDSVICEIGLAEPWLVKVHKYMGMPLFRKEEDLYAYYHANRKEGLGE, encoded by the coding sequence ATGATAACAACGCGTGAGCTGACATTTAAGTATGATGAAGGTAATGTTGCACTTAAGAATATTCACATAGATTTAAATAAAGGTAGCATTATAGGCATAATAGGAGTTAATGGCTCTGGAAAGTCCACCTTATTTATGAATATGGTAGGTGTACTCAAACCTACCTCAGGAACAGTACTGTATAATAATCAAACGATAAAATATGATAAAAAAAGTTTAAGAGAGCTTAGAAAAAAGGTTGGCATTGTTTTTCAAGACCCTGATAAACAAATATTTTATTCAAAGGTCTATGAAGATGTTGCTTTTGCGCTTAGAAACTTAGGTTTAGATGAGGCTGAAGTTAAAAGGCGGGTTGATGGGAGCCTAGAGAGTGTGGGGGCCATGGCGTTTAAAGAGCAGCCTATACATTTTTTAAGTCATGGTCAAAAAAAGAGAGTTGCTATTGCTTCCGTCATTGCGATGCAAAATGAAGTGATGTTATTTGATGAACCAACTGCGGGGCTTGATCCTAAAAGTGTTACAGCCATAGAAGACATTATAAAGGATGTTAGTAAGCGCAACACAAAGGTAGTTATTTCGAGCCATGATATGGATCTTATCTATCATCTTTGTGATTATATTTATGTTTTAGATCAAGGATGTGTTATGCGTGAAGGTCAGACTGAAGCTGTCTTTACTAATGATAGTGTTATTTGTGAAATAGGACTTGCTGAACCTTGGTTGGTGAAGGTGCATAAGTATATGGGAATGCCGCTTTTTAGAAAAGAGGAGGATCTTTATGCTTACTACCATGCCAATAGGAAAGAGGGACTTGGAGAGTAG
- the cbiQ gene encoding cobalt ECF transporter T component CbiQ, with translation MLIIDKIAYNNRLAHTNPYLKCGLGAAFLILSVLWDNLSALATIIIGMNILIMSVAKVNKKIYIKLISFPSVFIISSILATLFYFSNEAHSFLFYLQFFGYYIGYSKLTLIRSAYILMRCFAAISCIYFITLTTGFNQMILVLKKLHMPKEVIEIIMLVYRFIFIFLEEVSEIYIAQEMRFGYINIKTAYRSLGILISTLFTRIMIRYQDMSIALDTKLYDGEFYI, from the coding sequence ATGCTGATCATAGATAAGATTGCTTATAATAATCGCTTAGCCCATACAAATCCTTATTTGAAATGTGGTTTAGGGGCAGCATTTTTAATCCTTTCAGTTTTATGGGATAACTTAAGCGCACTTGCTACTATTATCATAGGTATGAATATTTTAATTATGAGTGTGGCAAAAGTTAATAAAAAAATATACATAAAGCTTATCAGTTTTCCCAGTGTATTTATTATTTCAAGTATTTTAGCTACCCTATTTTATTTTTCAAATGAAGCACATAGTTTTTTATTTTATCTGCAATTTTTCGGATACTATATAGGGTATTCAAAGCTTACATTGATAAGGTCTGCTTATATTTTAATGAGATGTTTTGCAGCAATTTCATGTATTTATTTTATAACTCTCACAACGGGGTTTAATCAAATGATACTTGTGCTTAAAAAACTGCATATGCCTAAAGAGGTGATAGAAATTATTATGCTTGTCTATCGCTTTATCTTTATCTTTTTAGAAGAAGTCTCAGAGATCTATATTGCACAAGAGATGCGTTTTGGCTATATTAACATTAAAACAGCCTATCGTTCTTTAGGGATTTTAATCAGTACTTTATTTACAAGAATTATGATACGATACCAGGATATGAGTATCGCTTTAGATACTAAGCTCTATGATGGTGAATTTTATATATAA
- a CDS encoding energy-coupling factor ABC transporter substrate-binding protein produces MKLKSVNKNLVLGALVILLMVLPLMINKDAEFEGADGAAEAMIAEINPDYEPWMGFMFEPPSGEVETLLFSLQAALGTAVIFYYIGYSKGKKKYADHR; encoded by the coding sequence ATGAAGTTAAAGAGTGTTAATAAAAACTTAGTATTAGGTGCATTAGTCATTTTATTAATGGTACTTCCTTTGATGATTAACAAAGATGCAGAATTTGAAGGAGCAGATGGGGCAGCTGAGGCTATGATAGCAGAAATAAATCCAGATTATGAACCATGGATGGGTTTTATGTTTGAGCCGCCAAGTGGTGAAGTTGAAACATTGCTTTTTAGTCTTCAAGCAGCCCTAGGAACAGCCGTTATTTTTTATTATATAGGTTATTCCAAAGGGAAAAAGAAATATGCTGATCATAGATAA
- a CDS encoding energy-coupling factor ABC transporter permease — protein MKKSNVSLLTIILLLIIAPVCTFGMHIMEGFLPFKWAVIWAVVFIPFFMLGLKDLRRIFAKNPHHKVLIALITAFVFVLSALKMPSVTGSSSHPTGVGLGAILFGPKVMAVIGTIVLLFQALLLAHGGLTTLGANAFAMAVVGPFVSYGIFMLMKKRKMNKGLSVFMAATLGNIATYVITSVQLALAFPDPVGGIMTSLVKFLSVFLLTQIPIAAAEGFLTNIVHDLILKNNPEGVEGYEVKEC, from the coding sequence ATGAAAAAGTCAAATGTATCACTTTTAACTATTATATTACTACTTATTATAGCGCCAGTCTGCACCTTTGGTATGCATATCATGGAGGGATTTTTACCATTTAAGTGGGCTGTTATTTGGGCAGTTGTATTTATACCATTTTTCATGTTAGGCCTTAAAGATTTAAGAAGAATATTTGCTAAAAATCCGCATCACAAAGTGCTTATTGCACTGATAACAGCTTTTGTATTTGTTTTATCAGCACTTAAAATGCCTTCTGTTACTGGAAGCAGCTCTCACCCTACAGGGGTAGGTCTTGGTGCTATTTTATTTGGGCCTAAGGTTATGGCAGTTATAGGAACTATTGTTCTTTTATTCCAAGCGTTATTACTTGCCCATGGAGGGCTCACAACGCTTGGCGCAAATGCTTTTGCTATGGCAGTTGTAGGACCTTTTGTATCTTATGGGATATTTATGTTAATGAAAAAAAGAAAGATGAATAAAGGGCTTAGTGTTTTTATGGCGGCAACACTTGGAAATATAGCAACTTATGTGATAACATCTGTACAACTAGCTTTAGCTTTTCCAGACCCTGTGGGAGGTATTATGACTTCTCTTGTGAAATTCCTATCAGTATTTTTACTCACCCAGATACCTATAGCAGCTGCAGAAGGGTTTTTAACGAATATTGTGCATGATCTTATTTTGAAAAACAATCCAGAAGGAGTTGAAGGCTATGAAGTTAAAGAGTGTTAA
- the hemL gene encoding glutamate-1-semialdehyde 2,1-aminomutase, with protein MDHTRSESIYKEAVRYMPGGVNSPVRAFKSVGLNPIFIDHAAGSKIYDVDGNAYIDYICSWGPLILGHGNEVVLEGVMEQLKRGTSYGVPTQIEVEMAKLIVEAYKGIDQVRMVNSGTEATMSAIRAARGYTGKKKILKFEGCYHGHSDALLVKSGSGTITYGVPTSPGIPEDVIKHTLVGRYNDMEELKEIFKTHGSDIACVIVETISGNMGLVPGKKEFLQLLRDITNEYQSVLIFDEVITGFRLGYGSSPEYFGIEPDMACFGKIIGGGLPVGAYGGKEAIMNMISPVGPVYQAGTLSGNPLAMHMGKNTLEYLRDHPDVYEVLNEKAAYLEEGIKSNLKKLGLDLAVTRVGSLIGLFFISGKAENYDDVKNCDLEKFNIYFKAMLEQGVLIGPAQFEAMFISTAHTQEELDQTIEANYNALKCAYNL; from the coding sequence ATGGACCATACACGTTCGGAAAGTATTTATAAAGAAGCCGTAAGATACATGCCAGGAGGCGTTAACAGCCCGGTAAGAGCTTTTAAATCAGTAGGACTCAATCCTATTTTTATAGACCATGCCGCGGGCAGTAAAATTTATGATGTTGATGGCAACGCATATATTGATTATATTTGTTCTTGGGGACCACTTATTTTAGGACATGGGAATGAGGTAGTTCTAGAGGGGGTTATGGAACAGTTAAAAAGAGGAACCAGCTACGGCGTGCCCACTCAAATTGAAGTTGAAATGGCAAAGCTTATTGTTGAAGCGTATAAAGGGATTGATCAAGTAAGGATGGTGAATTCTGGAACGGAAGCTACCATGAGTGCGATACGGGCAGCAAGAGGTTATACGGGCAAGAAGAAGATTTTAAAATTTGAAGGATGCTATCATGGTCATTCAGACGCGCTTTTAGTAAAATCGGGATCTGGAACTATTACTTATGGCGTGCCTACCAGTCCAGGTATACCAGAAGATGTGATTAAGCATACGTTGGTAGGCAGATATAACGACATGGAGGAACTAAAAGAAATTTTCAAGACACATGGCTCAGATATTGCATGCGTGATCGTTGAAACCATATCAGGTAATATGGGGCTTGTGCCAGGTAAAAAAGAGTTTTTGCAGTTGCTTAGAGATATAACGAATGAATACCAAAGTGTACTGATTTTTGATGAAGTGATTACAGGTTTTCGACTAGGTTATGGCAGCTCACCAGAATACTTCGGCATTGAACCGGATATGGCGTGTTTTGGTAAGATTATAGGAGGAGGCCTTCCTGTAGGTGCGTATGGTGGTAAAGAGGCTATAATGAATATGATTTCACCAGTAGGTCCTGTTTATCAGGCAGGAACGCTCTCGGGCAATCCACTGGCTATGCATATGGGTAAAAATACTCTCGAATATCTTAGGGATCATCCTGACGTTTATGAGGTGTTAAATGAAAAAGCTGCTTACCTCGAGGAAGGCATAAAAAGTAATCTAAAAAAATTAGGCCTTGATTTAGCTGTTACAAGGGTAGGTTCATTAATAGGATTATTCTTTATCTCAGGAAAAGCAGAAAACTATGATGATGTTAAAAACTGTGATTTAGAGAAATTCAATATTTATTTTAAAGCAATGTTAGAGCAAGGGGTACTTATAGGACCGGCACAGTTTGAAGCCATGTTTATATCTACAGCTCATACGCAAGAAGAGTTGGATCAAACGATCGAAGCAAATTATAACGCACTGAAATGTGCATATAATTTATAA
- the cobA gene encoding uroporphyrinogen-III C-methyltransferase, which translates to MKKGKVYLVGAGPGDYKLMTLKGMECIKKADVIVYDRLANVNYLKEAKAGCERIYVGKASSQHTLTQDEINEVIVRKAKEGQIVTRLKGGDPYVFGRGAEEGEYLLENDIPFEVIPGITSAIAGPCYAGIPITHRDFASSFHVITGHLKDDENTELNWEALAGVKGTLVFLMGVANLKNISENLIKEGKSPATPVALISWATRPNQSVVTGTLENIYELALEKEVKPPTLIVIGEVVGLRDKLNFFEQKPLFGKNVIVTRAREQSSALVEKISDMGGNAIELPVIKIQEIEDNHELDECLSSLKAYNYLIFTSQNTVDIFFNRLREKGLDSRGLAHMKICAVGPQTVYSLNKQGIRPDIIPERAIGEALYTSLSQELKREDSILIPKSAIAREYLVENLSKICSVKAIDLYNTVTEAIDKDMILRMLDEDKIDYITFTSSSTVKNFIRGIGREHISKLNRTKLVSIGPITSKTILEYGLTVYKEPEIYTIEGLIECIIND; encoded by the coding sequence GTGAAAAAAGGTAAAGTTTATTTAGTTGGAGCAGGTCCTGGAGACTATAAATTAATGACGCTTAAAGGCATGGAATGTATTAAAAAAGCAGATGTTATCGTGTATGACAGGCTGGCGAATGTGAACTATTTGAAAGAGGCTAAAGCTGGATGTGAACGCATTTATGTTGGTAAGGCGTCTAGTCAACATACCTTGACACAAGATGAGATTAATGAAGTTATTGTACGTAAAGCAAAAGAAGGGCAGATTGTAACACGGCTGAAGGGGGGAGACCCTTATGTCTTTGGCCGGGGGGCAGAGGAAGGGGAGTACCTACTTGAAAACGATATTCCGTTTGAAGTTATCCCAGGTATTACCTCAGCTATAGCCGGTCCTTGTTATGCAGGGATTCCTATTACCCATAGAGATTTTGCTTCTTCCTTTCATGTTATTACAGGTCATTTAAAGGACGATGAAAACACGGAACTTAATTGGGAAGCTCTTGCTGGTGTAAAAGGCACTTTAGTGTTTTTAATGGGCGTTGCAAATCTTAAAAACATTAGTGAAAATCTTATCAAAGAAGGTAAAAGTCCAGCAACGCCAGTGGCTCTTATTAGCTGGGCAACTAGGCCTAATCAAAGTGTTGTAACAGGCACTTTAGAGAATATTTATGAGCTTGCACTAGAAAAAGAAGTTAAACCCCCTACACTTATTGTGATAGGCGAAGTAGTAGGGCTTCGTGATAAACTTAATTTCTTTGAACAGAAGCCACTCTTTGGTAAAAACGTGATTGTAACAAGGGCCAGAGAACAAAGTAGTGCACTCGTTGAAAAGATTAGTGACATGGGAGGAAATGCTATAGAACTCCCTGTGATAAAAATACAAGAGATAGAAGATAATCATGAGTTAGATGAATGCTTATCTTCACTTAAAGCCTATAATTACCTCATCTTTACAAGCCAAAATACAGTGGATATATTCTTCAATAGACTCAGAGAAAAAGGTCTAGACTCAAGAGGTTTAGCCCATATGAAGATTTGTGCAGTAGGACCTCAAACGGTGTACAGTTTAAATAAACAAGGTATAAGACCAGATATTATTCCAGAAAGAGCGATTGGGGAGGCGCTTTATACATCTTTAAGTCAAGAACTTAAACGTGAAGACAGTATATTGATACCAAAATCAGCTATTGCAAGAGAATATTTAGTAGAAAACTTAAGTAAAATTTGCAGTGTTAAGGCTATAGATCTATACAATACTGTAACCGAAGCGATAGATAAAGACATGATTTTGAGGATGCTTGATGAAGATAAAATCGACTATATAACTTTTACAAGTTCATCAACTGTTAAGAATTTTATAAGAGGGATAGGGAGAGAGCATATAAGTAAGCTTAATCGTACTAAGCTCGTGTCTATAGGGCCAATTACTTCAAAGACAATTCTGGAGTATGGACTTACAGTATATAAAGAGCCTGAAATTTATACAATAGAGGGATTGATAGAATGTATCATTAATGATTAA
- the hemC gene encoding hydroxymethylbilane synthase, whose amino-acid sequence MKKIVGTRGSMLALTQTKWVISELKKHHPNIEFEIKVIKTTGDRVQNQPLDKIGEKGLFTKEIEEHLLSREIDLAVHSMKDMPSVVPEGLKFSYVPKREDARDILVLKEGYTSLEDLPYGAKIGTGSKRRKYQLLSYRPDLKIVPIRGNIDTRIRKLKEEGLEGIVLAAAGVHRLGMNQVIGCYLPVEIMIPAAAQGALALEVRANDVQTEELLKPLHDGSTEIQIKAERAFLSAINGGCHMPVGAYCTIHEEHIILRGLFGDEEGKRMLIKSIEGQLEDAEQIGCELANRMLKELKGEKR is encoded by the coding sequence ATGAAAAAGATCGTTGGAACGAGAGGGAGTATGCTTGCCCTTACTCAAACAAAATGGGTAATTAGTGAGCTTAAGAAACATCATCCAAATATAGAATTCGAGATCAAAGTGATAAAAACCACTGGAGATAGGGTGCAAAATCAGCCCCTTGATAAAATAGGAGAAAAAGGATTATTTACTAAAGAAATTGAAGAGCATCTGCTTAGTCGGGAAATAGATTTAGCAGTGCATAGTATGAAAGATATGCCGTCTGTTGTACCAGAAGGACTTAAATTTTCTTATGTTCCTAAAAGAGAAGATGCAAGAGATATTCTTGTTTTAAAAGAAGGCTATACATCGCTTGAAGATCTGCCTTATGGGGCTAAGATTGGTACAGGAAGCAAGCGCAGAAAATATCAGCTCCTAAGTTATAGACCAGATCTTAAAATTGTGCCGATAAGGGGCAATATTGATACACGCATTCGTAAACTTAAAGAAGAGGGTCTAGAAGGTATTGTACTGGCAGCAGCGGGGGTTCATAGATTGGGGATGAATCAGGTAATTGGATGTTATTTGCCGGTAGAAATTATGATTCCGGCTGCTGCTCAAGGTGCTCTGGCGTTAGAGGTAAGAGCAAATGATGTGCAGACAGAAGAACTTCTTAAGCCACTGCATGACGGCAGCACAGAGATCCAGATTAAAGCAGAAAGAGCTTTTTTAAGTGCAATTAATGGAGGCTGCCATATGCCAGTAGGCGCTTATTGTACGATTCATGAAGAGCATATCATACTGCGTGGTTTATTTGGTGATGAGGAAGGAAAAAGAATGCTTATCAAGTCAATAGAAGGTCAATTAGAAGATGCTGAACAAATAGGCTGTGAACTGGCAAATAGGATGTTAAAGGAGCTTAAAGGTGAAAAAAGGTAA
- the hemA gene encoding glutamyl-tRNA reductase, with product MSVGVVGVNHLCPISIREKVSFTHTKKIEALHAIKKKGIQEVIILSTCNRSEIYIWDEKIEDKIEYVRDFYAGFLSEQEVGKYLIYKTGKKAIKHLYYVAAGLDSLIIGEDQILGQVREAWEVAAKEETSGKMLNKIFREAISTSKTIKNTLKISENPLSVSYIAVKFLKEKMQSLYQKRILVIGIGKMSQLVIKYLQDEQLETIYVSNRSHTRAKEVSTIYDNVIPVAYKDRYNLLSQVDAVVCATASPHVILQKQDMPELTRKLYMIDIALPRDIDPEISDMQQAELYDIDDLKTICKKNNQKRKELAKSAKEIIKDKMSDISEWIELASIDNTLELLNEKKNEIQKYTLEYIYRKTDLSVKDKKVIDKMVGAALKNLVSTPTANLKKIKDKDQREHYIKVIEELFEL from the coding sequence ATGAGTGTAGGAGTAGTAGGCGTCAATCATTTATGTCCTATAAGTATAAGAGAAAAGGTTTCTTTTACCCATACAAAAAAAATAGAGGCACTTCATGCTATAAAAAAGAAAGGCATTCAGGAAGTCATCATTTTATCGACTTGTAATCGTAGTGAAATTTATATTTGGGATGAAAAGATAGAAGATAAGATCGAATACGTAAGAGATTTTTATGCTGGCTTTTTAAGTGAACAGGAAGTAGGAAAGTATTTAATCTATAAAACAGGGAAAAAGGCAATTAAGCATCTTTATTATGTTGCAGCAGGGCTTGATTCACTCATTATAGGAGAAGATCAAATACTTGGGCAAGTAAGAGAAGCTTGGGAAGTGGCCGCCAAGGAAGAGACAAGTGGCAAAATGCTTAATAAGATTTTTAGAGAAGCTATAAGCACTTCAAAGACGATTAAAAATACGCTTAAAATATCCGAGAATCCTTTATCAGTTAGTTATATAGCTGTAAAGTTTCTCAAAGAAAAAATGCAGAGTTTATATCAAAAACGGATTTTGGTTATTGGAATTGGCAAGATGAGCCAACTTGTTATTAAATATTTACAGGATGAGCAGTTAGAAACGATCTATGTTTCCAATAGGAGCCATACAAGGGCTAAAGAAGTAAGCACCATTTATGATAATGTAATACCAGTAGCTTATAAAGATAGATATAATCTATTAAGTCAAGTTGATGCTGTAGTTTGTGCAACAGCCTCACCTCATGTTATCTTGCAAAAACAAGATATGCCGGAGCTTACCCGGAAACTTTATATGATAGATATTGCACTTCCTAGAGATATAGATCCAGAGATTAGTGATATGCAGCAAGCAGAGCTTTATGATATAGACGACTTAAAGACAATCTGTAAAAAAAATAATCAAAAAAGAAAAGAACTGGCGAAATCTGCCAAAGAGATTATTAAGGATAAGATGAGTGACATTTCAGAGTGGATTGAACTTGCTTCAATAGATAATACTTTAGAACTTCTGAACGAAAAAAAGAACGAGATTCAAAAATATACTTTAGAGTATATTTATAGAAAAACAGATTTGTCTGTAAAAGATAAAAAAGTAATTGATAAAATGGTAGGGGCTGCTTTAAAAAACTTAGTAAGTACACCAACTGCCAATTTAAAGAAAATCAAAGATAAAGATCAAAGAGAACACTATATAAAAGTAATAGAAGAATTATTTGAACTATAA
- a CDS encoding cobalt-factor II C(20)-methyltransferase, with translation MAKFYGIGVGPGDSSLLTLKAVEILNHIDILYTPEAEKNGGSLALSIAKPHFKGDLEVKYRHFPMSFNKAEKEVMWESVAKEIIEDVKSGKNVGFITLGDAMIYSTYVYIMEKLIDQVEVETIPGISSFSNIASSQNLPLVMDTEPLVVLPCTADEKVIDDAMQKYSCMVLMKVYKKFEMIRDKIEKYGLMDYAVLVSNSSQGTEKVYTDLRAIDSTQKISYFSTILINKQYLQKVSVND, from the coding sequence ATGGCTAAATTTTATGGTATTGGAGTAGGACCTGGAGATAGTTCCTTACTCACTTTGAAAGCAGTTGAAATATTAAATCACATAGATATTTTATATACGCCTGAAGCAGAAAAAAATGGTGGAAGTCTTGCTTTATCTATTGCGAAGCCTCATTTTAAAGGAGACTTAGAAGTTAAGTACAGACATTTTCCAATGAGTTTTAATAAAGCGGAGAAGGAAGTTATGTGGGAAAGTGTTGCGAAGGAAATCATTGAGGATGTAAAAAGTGGTAAGAATGTTGGGTTTATTACTTTAGGGGATGCTATGATTTATAGTACGTATGTCTATATTATGGAAAAACTTATAGACCAGGTAGAAGTAGAGACCATTCCAGGAATTTCTTCATTTTCTAATATTGCTTCCAGTCAAAATCTGCCGCTGGTGATGGATACTGAGCCCCTTGTAGTTCTGCCTTGTACAGCTGATGAAAAGGTTATTGACGATGCGATGCAAAAATACAGTTGTATGGTTTTAATGAAAGTTTATAAAAAATTTGAAATGATTCGGGATAAGATTGAAAAGTATGGTTTAATGGATTACGCGGTGCTCGTAAGCAACTCTTCTCAAGGGACAGAAAAGGTTTATACAGATCTTAGAGCTATTGACAGTACACAGAAGATCTCATATTTTTCAACGATCTTAATTAATAAACAGTATTTACAAAAGGTAAGCGTTAATGACTAG
- a CDS encoding sirohydrochlorin cobaltochelatase, whose protein sequence is MKKAVLVVSFGTSYIETREKTIDKCEEQIKQALGEYDLFRAYTSTMIINKIAKRDHVHIDTPREALYKIYELGYDEVIVQSLHIICGDEFDKLKQHIQEYEGKFSKLTIGRPLLTTIEDYQEAVKATLKEIPSLKEDAAIVFMGHGTTHPVFSAYCALEYAFKEQNTRAYVGTVEGYPTLDNVITQLKEDHIQTVYLMPFMLVAGDHAINDMASDEEDSWKTCLIENGFEVHIILKGLGENPHIQQLFVEHAMSCIEV, encoded by the coding sequence ATGAAAAAGGCTGTGCTAGTTGTTAGCTTTGGAACAAGTTATATTGAAACAAGGGAAAAAACGATTGATAAATGTGAAGAGCAGATCAAACAGGCATTAGGTGAGTATGATTTGTTTAGGGCATATACTTCAACGATGATCATTAATAAAATAGCTAAACGAGATCATGTGCATATTGATACGCCTAGAGAGGCGCTTTATAAAATCTATGAGTTAGGTTATGATGAGGTTATTGTACAGTCTCTTCACATTATATGTGGCGATGAATTTGATAAGTTAAAACAACACATACAAGAATATGAGGGGAAATTCAGTAAGTTGACGATAGGTAGACCGCTTCTGACAACAATAGAAGATTATCAAGAAGCTGTAAAAGCAACCCTTAAAGAAATACCAAGTTTAAAAGAAGATGCGGCCATTGTGTTTATGGGACACGGTACAACCCATCCGGTTTTTAGTGCTTACTGCGCTCTTGAATATGCCTTTAAAGAGCAAAATACAAGAGCTTATGTAGGTACAGTAGAAGGTTATCCAACCTTAGATAACGTCATTACACAGCTTAAGGAAGACCATATTCAAACTGTTTATCTAATGCCTTTTATGCTGGTAGCCGGCGACCACGCCATCAATGATATGGCTAGCGATGAAGAGGACTCATGGAAAACTTGCCTAATAGAAAATGGATTTGAGGTCCATATTATTCTTAAAGGGTTAGGGGAAAATCCCCATATTCAACAGTTGTTTGTAGAGCACGCAATGAGTTGCATAGAGGTGTAG